The following proteins are co-located in the Hyalangium minutum genome:
- a CDS encoding ParA family protein, with translation MGRIICISNQKGGVGKTTTAINLAASLASAERRTLLVDMDPQGNAGSGLGLKRDQLNGTIYEALLNGRPMKELIHSTELRYLHVVPATPDLTGAEVELVSHERREFRLREALRPLAKEYDYILIDCPPSLGLLTLNSLVAADSVLIPLQCEYYALEGLSQLTHTVDLVRQELNPSLKMEGILLTMFDGRANIANQVVDEVRGYFKDKVFGVVVPRNVRLAECPSFGKPIILYDIKSKGCESYLALGREIMNREGRKPPARKVA, from the coding sequence GTGGGTCGAATCATCTGCATCTCCAACCAGAAGGGTGGCGTCGGAAAGACGACCACCGCCATCAACCTCGCCGCCAGCCTGGCCTCGGCGGAGCGCCGCACGCTCCTGGTCGACATGGATCCGCAAGGCAACGCCGGCAGTGGACTCGGTCTCAAGCGCGACCAGCTCAACGGCACCATCTATGAGGCCCTCCTCAATGGCCGCCCCATGAAGGAGCTCATTCACTCCACCGAGCTCCGCTACCTCCACGTCGTCCCCGCCACCCCAGACCTCACCGGCGCCGAAGTGGAGCTCGTCAGCCACGAGCGCCGCGAGTTCCGTCTCCGCGAGGCCCTCCGTCCGCTGGCCAAGGAGTACGACTACATCCTCATCGACTGCCCCCCGTCGCTGGGCCTGCTCACGCTCAACTCGCTGGTGGCCGCCGACTCCGTCCTCATCCCCCTGCAGTGCGAGTACTACGCGCTCGAGGGTCTCTCTCAGCTCACCCACACCGTGGACCTGGTGCGCCAGGAGCTGAACCCCTCGCTCAAGATGGAGGGCATCCTCCTCACCATGTTCGATGGGCGCGCCAACATCGCCAACCAGGTGGTCGATGAAGTGCGCGGCTACTTCAAGGACAAGGTCTTCGGCGTGGTGGTGCCGCGCAACGTGCGCCTCGCCGAGTGCCCCTCGTTCGGCAAGCCCATCATCCTCTATGACATCAAGTCCAAGGGCTGCGAGAGCTACCTGGCTCTCGGCCGAGAGATCATGAACCGCGAGGGCAGGAAGCCGCCCGCCCGCAAGGTCGCTTGA
- a CDS encoding ParB/RepB/Spo0J family partition protein translates to MNAADKQKRALGRGLSALIPQAAPVAAVPNKVAAESPRNGVLKLPIESIHRDSAQPRHHFDEAKLSELTESIKAQGVLQPVLVRKDGDGYKLIAGERRWRAAQAAGLKEVPALVREVTEAQAFELALVENLQRADLNPIEEAEGYQRLQDEFKLTQEQISQRVGKERSTVANALRLLALPKDVKEMVAEGSLSMGHARALLGVPRLPELQALAAKVAEQKLSVRDTEKLVQQRRAPKKEAGRPPKQSAQAKALIEELQRRLGTKVRLSERSPGKGTLEVDFFSYDDLDRLLKLLRKE, encoded by the coding sequence CTGAACGCTGCCGATAAACAGAAGCGGGCACTGGGCCGAGGGCTCTCGGCCCTCATCCCGCAAGCCGCACCCGTGGCCGCCGTCCCTAATAAGGTGGCGGCCGAGTCGCCGCGCAACGGCGTGCTCAAGCTGCCCATCGAGTCCATCCACCGCGACAGTGCGCAGCCGCGCCATCACTTCGATGAGGCCAAGCTCTCGGAGCTCACCGAGTCCATCAAGGCTCAGGGCGTGCTGCAGCCGGTGCTCGTCCGCAAGGATGGCGATGGCTACAAGCTCATCGCCGGTGAGCGGCGCTGGCGCGCGGCTCAGGCCGCCGGGCTGAAGGAAGTGCCCGCGCTGGTGCGCGAGGTGACCGAGGCCCAGGCCTTCGAGCTGGCGCTGGTGGAGAACCTCCAGCGCGCGGACCTCAACCCCATCGAAGAGGCCGAGGGCTACCAGCGCCTGCAGGACGAGTTCAAGCTCACCCAGGAGCAGATCAGCCAGCGCGTGGGCAAGGAGCGCTCCACGGTGGCCAACGCCCTGCGGCTCCTGGCCCTGCCCAAGGATGTGAAGGAGATGGTGGCCGAGGGCTCCTTGAGCATGGGCCATGCGCGCGCGCTGCTCGGCGTGCCTCGGCTGCCCGAGCTTCAGGCGCTGGCGGCGAAGGTCGCCGAGCAGAAGCTCTCCGTTCGCGACACTGAGAAGTTGGTGCAGCAGCGCCGTGCACCTAAGAAGGAAGCAGGTCGTCCACCCAAGCAGAGCGCGCAGGCCAAGGCGCTCATCGAAGAGCTTCAGCGCCGGTTGGGAACAAAAGTGCGTCTATCGGAGAGGTCCCCAGGAAAAGGAACTTTGGAAGTGGACTTCTTCTCGTACGATGACCTGGATCGGTTGTTGAAGCTTCTCAGGAAGGAGTAG
- a CDS encoding polymer-forming cytoskeletal protein, producing MALLGGKKDEAPSTTTSKPLFKREEDFVSTRPGDIHTLLGKGSEFTGKLTFEGQVRIDGKFNGEISTKDTIVIGDGARVEATITAGTVIIHGTVVGNVTAAQIIELKQPGRVKGDLTTPALTIERGASYDGTCKMEGGRPPAPGGDKK from the coding sequence GTGGCGCTCCTTGGCGGGAAAAAAGACGAAGCACCCAGCACTACCACCAGCAAGCCACTGTTCAAGCGGGAGGAGGATTTCGTGTCGACGCGTCCAGGCGACATTCACACGCTGCTCGGCAAGGGGAGCGAGTTCACCGGAAAGCTCACCTTCGAAGGTCAGGTGCGCATCGACGGTAAGTTCAATGGGGAGATCTCCACCAAGGACACCATCGTCATCGGCGATGGTGCACGTGTGGAGGCCACCATCACCGCGGGCACCGTCATCATCCACGGCACCGTGGTGGGCAACGTCACGGCCGCCCAGATCATCGAGCTCAAGCAACCGGGCCGCGTGAAGGGCGACCTCACCACTCCGGCGCTCACCATCGAGCGCGGTGCCTCCTATGACGGCACCTGCAAGATGGAGGGTGGCCGGCCGCCTGCTCCGGGTGGCGACAAGAAGTAG
- a CDS encoding helix-turn-helix domain-containing protein: MKEIIPFHQRLQERLAALQPPRNQAWLAEMAGVERSTIFRLLKGERHPRLELLQRLAPALGLSVDELVQGTDAEERVATASQLINREVYDAAVKQLADYEGRLNDLEAKLRVSEASLREEEQQRRKDSLALTQARIDLERSERALAATKARNRQLEEELHRHRGALHQAVGRISVLQAKLSQMAKALEETSATSRTAALFAGIAALTGVVTAATFLGGEKSPEGDEAEQGKATSKRNRK; this comes from the coding sequence ATGAAGGAAATCATTCCCTTCCACCAACGGCTCCAAGAACGCCTGGCCGCCCTCCAACCGCCCCGGAATCAGGCGTGGCTGGCGGAGATGGCGGGAGTGGAGCGGTCGACCATCTTCCGCCTGCTCAAGGGAGAGCGCCACCCCCGTCTGGAGCTCTTGCAGCGGCTCGCGCCGGCCCTGGGGCTCTCCGTGGACGAGCTCGTCCAGGGAACGGACGCCGAGGAGCGGGTCGCCACCGCGAGCCAGCTCATCAATCGGGAGGTCTACGACGCTGCCGTCAAGCAGCTCGCGGACTACGAGGGAAGGCTGAATGACCTGGAGGCGAAGCTGCGCGTCTCGGAGGCTTCTCTCCGTGAGGAGGAGCAGCAGCGCAGGAAGGACAGCCTTGCGCTCACGCAGGCGCGAATCGATCTGGAGCGGAGCGAGCGCGCCCTGGCGGCCACCAAGGCGCGAAACCGGCAGTTGGAGGAAGAGCTCCATCGGCACCGTGGAGCCCTCCATCAGGCCGTGGGTCGGATCTCCGTGCTCCAGGCGAAGCTCTCCCAGATGGCGAAGGCGCTGGAGGAGACCAGCGCCACGTCACGGACCGCGGCTCTCTTTGCCGGAATCGCCGCACTGACAGGAGTCGTCACCGCCGCAACCTTCCTCGGCGGGGAGAAGTCGCCCGAAGGCGACGAAGCTGAGCAGGGGAAGGCCACCAGCAAGAGGAACAGGAAATGA